Proteins encoded by one window of Streptomyces sp. ALI-76-A:
- a CDS encoding ABC transporter substrate-binding protein, with product MNRRPILALALGAALLIPGCTGTGGTAKGADADAPDDPSKVGGSITVLTQRTDLVADGTMKKYAAAFNKTYPKVKVEFEALTNYETEVKIRMNTENYGDVLMIPAIIKKDDYPRFFASLGTQRERSEKYRFTGFTTVDGKVYGQSPIGVIPGFVYNKRVWAQAGVTDWPTTPAAFLDGLEAIKSRTDAVPYYTNFAAQWTLSQWTSVNGSVGCDPQGTTKLAEGDPWAKGADLRVGDTLLYDMVRRGLTEKDPTTTNWEESKPRLAKGELATQWLGTWAIIQFQDAARKAGANPDDIGFMPFPAQADGRFCAVVSPDYNQAVNVHSDNKPAARAWVDWFTEKSGYDKDNLAISPLDDVPLPEVLKPYETAGVKLIELDDTQGAKVKLIDNQSEVGIYAPEYRQDLVDLARGAKKGDLDDFFADLGKRWTETQANLGS from the coding sequence ATGAACCGCCGCCCCATCCTCGCCCTGGCCCTGGGCGCCGCCCTGCTGATCCCCGGCTGCACCGGCACCGGAGGCACCGCGAAGGGTGCCGACGCCGACGCGCCCGACGACCCCTCGAAGGTCGGCGGAAGCATCACGGTCCTCACCCAGCGGACCGACCTCGTCGCCGACGGCACGATGAAGAAGTACGCCGCCGCGTTCAACAAGACCTACCCGAAGGTCAAGGTCGAGTTCGAGGCCCTCACCAACTACGAGACCGAAGTCAAGATCCGTATGAACACGGAGAACTACGGCGATGTCCTGATGATCCCCGCGATCATCAAGAAGGACGACTACCCGAGGTTCTTCGCGTCCCTGGGCACCCAGCGGGAGCGCAGCGAGAAGTACCGGTTCACCGGCTTCACCACGGTCGACGGCAAGGTCTACGGCCAGAGCCCGATCGGGGTGATCCCCGGCTTCGTCTACAACAAGCGGGTCTGGGCCCAGGCCGGCGTCACCGACTGGCCCACCACCCCCGCCGCGTTCCTCGACGGCCTCGAGGCGATCAAGTCCAGGACGGACGCGGTGCCCTACTACACCAACTTCGCCGCCCAGTGGACGCTGTCGCAGTGGACGTCCGTCAACGGCTCGGTCGGCTGTGACCCCCAGGGGACCACGAAGCTCGCCGAGGGCGACCCATGGGCGAAGGGCGCGGACCTGCGCGTCGGCGACACGCTCCTGTACGACATGGTGCGCCGGGGACTGACCGAGAAGGACCCGACGACCACCAACTGGGAGGAGTCCAAGCCCCGGCTGGCCAAGGGCGAACTCGCCACCCAGTGGCTCGGCACCTGGGCGATCATCCAGTTCCAGGACGCCGCCCGGAAAGCCGGGGCGAACCCGGACGACATCGGGTTCATGCCCTTCCCGGCCCAGGCCGACGGCAGGTTCTGCGCGGTCGTCTCACCCGACTACAACCAGGCCGTCAACGTCCACTCCGACAACAAGCCCGCCGCCCGCGCCTGGGTCGACTGGTTCACCGAGAAGTCCGGCTACGACAAGGACAACCTGGCCATCTCGCCCCTCGACGACGTCCCCCTGCCCGAGGTCCTGAAGCCGTACGAGACCGCGGGCGTCAAGCTGATCGAGCTGGACGACACCCAGGGCGCCAAGGTCAAGCTGATCGACAACCAGTCCGAAGTCGGCATCTACGCCCCGGAGTACCGCCAGGACCTGGTCGACCTCGCCCGCGGCGCGAAGAAGGGCGACCTGGACGACTTCTTCGCCGATCTCGGCAAGCGCTGGACCGAGACACAAGCGAACCTGGGGTCCTGA
- a CDS encoding sugar ABC transporter permease, with the protein MADTTEKAAFPAVAGAGPAAPAPAPAPRRARVRRGVTPWLFLLVPLALLLTFTYAPIVNMAAYSFTDWDGVSPELRYTGVENYTEIFTREDLFRVFFVSGYYLAASAVQIVAALYFATVLSFNVRFRNFFKGVLFFPYLINGVAIGFVFLYFFQDGGTLDSVLALFGLHTDHAWLGTSVSANTSLAGVSLWRYLGLNFVLFLGAIQSIPGELYEAAELDGANRWHQFRHIIAPGIKPVLTLMVILSISGSLSAFEIPYIMTGGATGTETFVIQTLNLAFRFNKTGLASAAAIVLLLIILLVTWVQRRLVPDDKVDLV; encoded by the coding sequence ATGGCGGACACCACCGAGAAGGCGGCCTTCCCGGCCGTCGCGGGGGCGGGGCCCGCCGCCCCCGCCCCGGCCCCCGCCCCGCGCCGGGCACGCGTCCGGCGCGGGGTCACCCCGTGGCTCTTCCTGCTCGTCCCGCTGGCGCTGCTGCTCACCTTCACCTACGCGCCGATCGTCAACATGGCGGCGTACAGCTTCACCGACTGGGACGGGGTGAGCCCCGAACTGCGCTACACGGGCGTCGAGAACTACACGGAGATCTTCACCCGGGAGGACCTCTTCCGGGTCTTCTTCGTCAGCGGCTACTACCTCGCCGCCTCCGCCGTCCAGATCGTCGCCGCGCTCTACTTCGCGACCGTCCTGAGCTTCAATGTCCGCTTCCGGAACTTCTTCAAGGGCGTGCTCTTCTTCCCGTACCTGATCAACGGGGTGGCGATCGGCTTCGTCTTCCTCTACTTCTTCCAGGACGGCGGCACCCTCGACTCGGTGCTCGCCCTGTTCGGCCTCCACACCGACCACGCCTGGCTGGGCACGTCCGTCTCCGCGAACACGTCCCTCGCCGGTGTCTCCCTCTGGCGCTACCTGGGCCTGAACTTCGTGCTCTTCCTGGGCGCGATCCAGTCCATCCCCGGGGAGCTGTACGAGGCGGCCGAACTGGACGGGGCCAACCGCTGGCACCAGTTCCGCCACATCATCGCGCCGGGCATCAAACCGGTGCTGACACTGATGGTGATCCTCTCCATCTCGGGCTCCCTGTCGGCCTTCGAGATCCCGTACATCATGACCGGCGGGGCGACGGGCACCGAGACCTTCGTGATCCAGACGCTGAACCTGGCCTTCCGGTTCAACAAGACGGGGCTCGCCTCGGCCGCCGCGATCGTGCTGCTGCTGATCATCCTGCTGGTGACCTGGGTGCAGCGGCGCCTGGTCCCCGACGACAAGGTGGACCTCGTATGA
- a CDS encoding carbohydrate ABC transporter permease: MTRRAVARALVYLSLIAATLVVLLPLTVVLLTSFKTSEEMAAGGGALSLPDNPFNLSNYVAAFQDGRMLSAFGNTAVILVFSIGGTVLIGSMTAYAIDRFTFRLRKLVVALFLLAALVPSVTTQVATFQIVNSFGMFDSLWAPIALYMGTDIVSIYIFLQFVRSIPVSLDEAARLDGANAFTIYRKVIFPLLKPAIATVVIVKGITVYNDFYIPFLYMPSEDLGVISTSLFRFRGPYAAHWETISAGAVLVILPTLIVFLSLQKFIYNGFTRGATR; encoded by the coding sequence ATGACACGCCGTGCCGTGGCCCGCGCGCTGGTGTACCTCTCGCTGATCGCCGCGACCCTGGTCGTGCTGCTCCCGCTCACGGTGGTCCTGCTGACCTCGTTCAAGACCTCTGAGGAGATGGCGGCCGGCGGCGGCGCGCTGAGCCTGCCCGACAACCCGTTCAACCTGAGCAACTACGTGGCCGCGTTCCAGGACGGCCGGATGCTCTCGGCGTTCGGCAACACCGCCGTGATCCTGGTGTTCTCCATCGGGGGCACGGTCCTGATCGGCTCGATGACGGCGTACGCCATCGACCGCTTCACGTTCCGCCTGAGGAAGCTGGTGGTCGCCCTCTTCCTGCTCGCCGCACTGGTCCCCAGCGTGACCACGCAGGTCGCGACCTTCCAGATCGTCAACAGCTTCGGGATGTTCGACTCGCTGTGGGCGCCCATCGCCCTCTACATGGGCACGGACATCGTCTCGATCTACATCTTCCTTCAGTTCGTACGGTCCATCCCGGTCTCGCTGGACGAGGCGGCCCGTCTGGACGGCGCCAACGCGTTCACGATCTACCGCAAGGTCATCTTCCCCCTGCTCAAACCGGCGATCGCGACGGTAGTGATCGTGAAGGGGATCACCGTCTACAACGACTTCTACATCCCGTTCCTCTACATGCCGTCCGAGGATCTTGGCGTGATCTCGACGTCGCTGTTCCGCTTCCGCGGCCCGTACGCGGCCCACTGGGAGACGATCTCGGCAGGAGCGGTCCTGGTGATCCTGCCGACCCTGATCGTCTTCCTCAGCCTGCAGAAATTCATCTACAACGGCTTCACGCGGGGCGCGACCAGATGA
- a CDS encoding ribonuclease D, whose amino-acid sequence MTDAQETAADVSLRTTGGAPPDDGGSAVTEAPIPLLEPREGIPPVIADDESLAGVIAAFAAGSGPVAVDAERASGYRYGQRAYLVQLRREGAGSALIDPVACPDLSGLGEALSGVEWVLHAATQDLPCLREIGMVPTRLFDTELAGRLAGFPRVGLGAMVEGVLGFVLEKGHSAVDWSTRPLPEPWLRYAALDVELLVDLRDALEKELDRQGKLEWAQQEFDAIASAPPPEPRKDPWRRTSGMHKVRRRRQLAVVRELWQTRDRIAQRRDVSPGKVLSDAAIVEAALAVPATVQALAALNGFGHRMGRRQLEQWQAAVDRAKALSDAQLPQPGQAVTGPPPPRAWADKDPEAAARLTAARAAVSTLAEQLNMPQENLIAPDTVRRVCWEPPPVVGAESVGAALAGYGARPWQVEQVTPVLVAALSA is encoded by the coding sequence GTGACCGACGCCCAAGAGACCGCAGCAGACGTTTCACTGCGAACCACCGGAGGCGCTCCTCCGGACGACGGCGGATCTGCTGTGACGGAGGCGCCGATCCCTCTACTGGAGCCCCGCGAGGGCATTCCGCCCGTGATCGCCGACGACGAGTCGCTCGCCGGGGTGATCGCCGCGTTCGCCGCCGGCTCCGGCCCCGTGGCCGTCGACGCCGAGCGGGCGTCCGGCTACCGCTACGGACAGCGCGCCTATCTGGTGCAGCTGCGCCGCGAGGGCGCGGGCAGCGCGCTGATCGACCCCGTGGCCTGCCCCGACCTGTCGGGGCTCGGTGAGGCGCTGTCCGGCGTCGAGTGGGTGCTGCACGCCGCCACCCAGGACCTGCCCTGCCTGCGGGAGATAGGCATGGTCCCCACGCGACTGTTCGACACCGAGCTGGCCGGCCGGCTCGCCGGGTTCCCCCGGGTGGGCCTCGGCGCGATGGTCGAGGGCGTGCTGGGCTTCGTCCTGGAGAAGGGGCACTCGGCCGTCGACTGGTCGACCCGGCCGCTGCCCGAGCCCTGGCTGCGCTACGCGGCACTGGACGTGGAGCTCCTCGTCGACCTGCGGGACGCGCTGGAGAAGGAGCTGGACCGGCAGGGCAAGCTGGAGTGGGCGCAGCAGGAGTTCGACGCGATCGCCTCGGCCCCGCCGCCGGAGCCGCGCAAGGATCCCTGGCGGCGGACCTCCGGCATGCACAAGGTGCGGCGCCGCCGGCAGCTCGCGGTGGTGCGTGAGCTGTGGCAGACCCGGGACCGGATCGCCCAGCGGCGGGACGTGTCGCCGGGCAAGGTGCTGTCCGACGCGGCCATCGTCGAGGCGGCGCTCGCCGTTCCGGCCACCGTGCAGGCACTCGCCGCGCTGAACGGGTTCGGGCATCGGATGGGCCGGCGCCAGCTGGAGCAGTGGCAGGCGGCGGTCGACCGGGCGAAGGCGCTGAGCGACGCCCAACTGCCGCAGCCGGGACAGGCGGTGACGGGGCCGCCGCCGCCGCGGGCCTGGGCCGACAAGGACCCGGAGGCCGCGGCCCGGCTGACGGCGGCGCGGGCGGCGGTGTCCACGCTGGCCGAGCAGCTGAACATGCCGCAGGAGAACCTGATCGCGCCGGACACCGTGCGGAGGGTCTGCTGGGAGCCGCCTCCCGTGGTCGGCGCCGAGTCGGTGGGGGCCGCGCTCGCGGGGTACGGGGCCCGGCCGTGGCAGGTCGAGCAGGTGACGCCGGTGCTGGTGGCCGCGCTGTCCGCCTAG
- a CDS encoding response regulator transcription factor: protein MSVLLEQPASLVAYRPNKPTAMVVVADPRVRSTVTRHLWALGVRDVIEASSVAEARPRIGNPRDICVADVHLPDGSGLTLLSETRAAGWPNGLALSAADDIGAVRNALAGGVKGYVVTGTRTNLGLPTRPGAAPIGAAAARMHRRPPGAPSHPGGYRELSGREVEVLRLVAEGQSNKAIGVSMGLSALTVKSHLARIARKLGTGDRAGMVAVALRTGIIH, encoded by the coding sequence GTGTCCGTTCTCCTCGAGCAGCCCGCAAGCCTGGTCGCCTACCGCCCGAACAAGCCGACCGCCATGGTGGTCGTGGCCGACCCCCGCGTCCGCTCCACCGTCACCCGTCACCTGTGGGCGCTCGGTGTGCGCGACGTGATCGAGGCCTCGTCCGTCGCGGAGGCTCGTCCCCGCATCGGCAACCCCCGCGACATCTGTGTCGCCGACGTCCACCTGCCCGACGGCTCCGGCCTCACCCTCCTGTCCGAGACCCGCGCCGCGGGCTGGCCCAACGGGCTCGCCCTGTCCGCCGCCGACGACATCGGCGCCGTGCGCAACGCGCTCGCGGGCGGAGTCAAGGGCTACGTCGTCACCGGCACCCGTACCAACCTCGGGCTCCCCACCAGACCGGGTGCCGCCCCCATCGGCGCCGCCGCCGCCCGTATGCACCGCCGCCCCCCGGGTGCCCCGAGTCACCCGGGCGGCTACCGCGAACTGTCCGGCCGTGAGGTCGAGGTGCTGAGACTGGTCGCGGAAGGCCAGTCCAACAAGGCGATCGGCGTCTCGATGGGCCTGTCCGCACTGACCGTCAAGAGCCACCTCGCCCGTATCGCCCGCAAGCTCGGCACGGGCGACCGCGCCGGAATGGTCGCGGTGGCCCTGCGTACCGGGATCATCCACTGA
- a CDS encoding DUF3000 domain-containing protein, giving the protein MAAAQGRLSDGAGGMDDAKDTEEDMGHPSRSAPPPFRAAVEALRAARLRPQIEVEPTPAPQRLAPYAYALEAAVVDGDQDLADGRLVLLHDPAGHDAWRGTFRLVTLVRAELEPEMAADPLLPDVCWSWLTGALTARGLACGEPSGTVTRASSHYFGGLSERPAASQIEIRASWTPREGLGGVPDTGAHLASWCDLLAQVAGLPPAGPGDASVVTLPQRRDPQAR; this is encoded by the coding sequence ATGGCTGCGGCTCAGGGACGACTGTCGGACGGCGCTGGCGGAATGGACGACGCGAAGGACACCGAGGAGGACATGGGGCATCCGAGCAGGTCGGCTCCCCCGCCCTTCCGGGCCGCCGTGGAGGCGCTGAGAGCGGCGCGGCTGCGACCGCAGATCGAGGTGGAGCCGACCCCGGCGCCGCAGCGGCTGGCTCCGTACGCGTACGCGCTGGAGGCCGCGGTCGTCGACGGCGACCAGGACCTGGCCGACGGCCGGCTGGTGCTGCTGCACGATCCGGCCGGGCACGACGCCTGGCGGGGCACCTTCCGGCTGGTGACGCTGGTGCGCGCGGAGCTGGAGCCCGAGATGGCCGCCGATCCGCTGCTGCCCGACGTCTGCTGGTCCTGGCTCACCGGAGCGCTGACCGCGCGGGGGCTGGCGTGCGGCGAGCCGAGCGGCACGGTCACGCGGGCGAGCTCCCACTACTTCGGCGGGCTGTCCGAGCGTCCGGCCGCCTCGCAGATCGAGATCCGGGCCTCCTGGACGCCCCGCGAGGGACTGGGCGGTGTCCCGGACACCGGGGCGCACCTGGCGTCCTGGTGCGATCTGCTGGCCCAGGTCGCGGGCCTGCCGCCGGCCGGTCCGGGCGACGCGTCGGTGGTGACCCTGCCGCAGCGCCGGGACCCGCAGGCCCGCTGA